Proteins co-encoded in one uncultured Bacteroides sp. genomic window:
- a CDS encoding RelA/SpoT family protein has product MNTEKNEQMTDEDMIEQGFQELLNDYLGTRHRKRVEIITKAFNFANQAHKGIKRLSGEPYIMHPIAVAKIVCNEIGLGSTSICSALLHDVVEDTDYTVEDIENIFGPKIAEIVSGLTKISGGIFGAHASAQAENFKKLLLTMSDDIRVILIKIADRLHNMRTLGSQLPNKQYKIAGETLYIYAPLANRLGLNKIKTELENLSFKYEHPEIYTEIKGKLKATEAHRDEVFKNFTTPIRAQLDKMGLKYEIIARVKSIYSIWNKMQTKNLPFEEIYDLLAVRIIFDPKNEEEELNECFNIYVAISKIYRPHPDRLRDWVSHPKANGYQALHVTLMASNGQWIEVQIRSDRMNEVAEQGFAAHWKYKEGGGSEDEGELEKWLKTIKEILDDPQPDALDFLDTIKLNLFASEIFVFTPKGEIKTMPQNSTALDFAFSIHTYLGSHCIGAKVNHKLVPLSYKLESGDQIEILTSRSQRVKPAWENFATTAKAKAKISAIIKKEHRNAQKEGEAILLEFFKDEEVRPDPFNIDKLCKLHSVTSKEEFLGNIGYGIIVLGEADKNVLHEKSGGTNWKKYLKFSFGTSKDQKEKPEEKQPAEKQSAENIDKKKVLKLTEDKIQKSYKIADCCKPIPGDDVLGYIDENNEIIIHKRQCPIANKLKSSFGNRLIAADWDTYKTLSFPVLLYVNGIDCVGLLNQITEIISQQLNVNIQKLIIEAKDGIFEGKIQLYVHDVGDVKTICDNLRKIKNIKEVKRVEE; this is encoded by the coding sequence ATGAATACAGAAAAAAACGAGCAAATGACCGATGAAGATATGATTGAGCAGGGGTTTCAGGAACTCTTGAATGATTATCTCGGAACAAGACATCGGAAACGTGTTGAAATAATTACAAAAGCATTTAATTTTGCGAATCAGGCTCACAAAGGGATTAAGCGTCTGTCTGGGGAACCATATATTATGCACCCTATTGCTGTGGCAAAAATCGTTTGCAACGAAATAGGATTAGGCTCTACTTCTATTTGCTCGGCTTTACTTCACGATGTAGTAGAGGATACAGATTACACCGTTGAAGATATTGAAAACATCTTTGGTCCAAAGATTGCAGAGATTGTCAGTGGATTAACTAAGATCTCAGGTGGAATCTTTGGAGCACATGCCTCTGCTCAGGCAGAGAACTTCAAGAAGTTACTGCTTACCATGTCTGACGACATCAGGGTTATACTTATTAAAATCGCTGACCGCCTTCATAACATGAGAACATTGGGCTCTCAACTTCCCAACAAGCAATATAAGATTGCCGGAGAAACTCTATATATTTATGCACCGCTGGCCAATCGCCTGGGACTCAATAAAATTAAAACCGAGCTTGAAAATCTAAGTTTTAAATATGAACACCCAGAGATCTACACAGAGATAAAGGGGAAACTGAAAGCGACAGAGGCTCATCGTGACGAAGTTTTCAAAAACTTCACCACTCCTATCCGAGCTCAACTGGATAAAATGGGACTGAAATATGAGATTATTGCGCGTGTTAAATCAATCTACTCCATCTGGAACAAGATGCAAACAAAGAATCTGCCATTTGAGGAGATTTACGATTTGCTTGCTGTCCGCATTATTTTTGATCCAAAGAATGAAGAAGAAGAACTGAATGAATGCTTTAACATTTATGTTGCTATCTCCAAAATTTACAGACCACATCCTGATCGATTGAGAGATTGGGTAAGTCATCCAAAAGCAAACGGTTACCAGGCTCTTCACGTAACTCTTATGGCCAGCAACGGACAATGGATTGAAGTACAGATCCGAAGCGACCGGATGAATGAAGTAGCAGAACAAGGATTCGCTGCCCATTGGAAGTATAAAGAAGGAGGCGGTAGTGAGGATGAAGGAGAACTTGAAAAGTGGCTCAAAACCATCAAAGAGATTCTGGATGACCCCCAACCGGATGCATTAGACTTTCTGGATACTATTAAACTGAATCTCTTTGCTTCAGAAATATTTGTATTTACTCCGAAAGGAGAAATAAAAACCATGCCTCAGAACTCTACTGCACTGGATTTCGCATTCTCTATTCACACCTATTTAGGAAGCCATTGTATCGGAGCAAAAGTAAATCATAAGTTAGTGCCGCTAAGCTATAAACTGGAAAGCGGAGACCAGATAGAGATTCTTACTTCCCGCTCGCAACGGGTAAAACCCGCATGGGAGAACTTTGCCACAACAGCAAAGGCAAAAGCTAAAATATCAGCGATTATCAAGAAAGAACATCGCAATGCTCAAAAAGAAGGTGAAGCTATATTGCTGGAATTCTTTAAAGATGAAGAGGTTCGTCCAGATCCATTTAACATTGACAAGCTGTGCAAGTTACACAGTGTTACCAGTAAAGAGGAATTTCTTGGAAATATTGGCTATGGGATAATCGTTTTAGGAGAAGCAGATAAGAACGTACTGCATGAGAAGTCTGGAGGAACTAACTGGAAGAAATACCTGAAGTTCTCCTTTGGAACCAGTAAGGACCAAAAAGAAAAGCCGGAAGAAAAACAACCGGCGGAGAAACAGTCAGCCGAGAATATCGACAAAAAGAAAGTACTTAAACTCACAGAGGACAAAATACAGAAGAGCTATAAAATAGCAGATTGCTGTAAACCTATTCCGGGAGACGATGTGCTTGGATACATTGACGAGAACAATGAAATCATCATTCATAAACGTCAGTGCCCGATAGCCAACAAACTGAAAAGCAGTTTCGGCAACCGTCTTATTGCTGCAGACTGGGACACATACAAAACATTATCATTTCCGGTTCTTCTCTATGTAAATGGAATTGATTGTGTTGGTCTGCTAAATCAGATAACAGAGATTATTTCACAGCAGCTAAATGTGAACATACAGAAACTAATAATTGAAGCAAAGGATGGAATCTTTGAAGGAAAGATTCAATTGTATGTACATGATGTGGGAGATGTAAAAACAATCTGCGACAATCTGCGAAAGATTAAGAATATAAAAGAGGTGAAACGAGTTGAAGAATAG
- a CDS encoding MerR family transcriptional regulator translates to MVYNSNKDLKLYYSIGEVATMFDVNESLLRFWEKEFPIIKPKKNAKGTRQYRKEDLENIRLIYHLVKEKGMTLPGARQKLKDNKEQTIKTFEVVTRLGQIKEELLNIKRELDAV, encoded by the coding sequence ATGGTATATAATTCTAACAAAGATTTGAAGTTGTATTACTCCATAGGTGAAGTAGCGACAATGTTTGATGTAAACGAGTCTTTATTGCGCTTCTGGGAAAAAGAATTTCCTATTATTAAGCCGAAGAAAAATGCCAAGGGAACGCGACAATACCGCAAAGAAGATCTGGAGAATATTCGGCTGATATATCATTTGGTTAAAGAAAAGGGTATGACTCTTCCGGGTGCCCGTCAGAAACTAAAGGACAACAAGGAACAAACCATCAAGACTTTTGAAGTTGTTACCCGACTGGGGCAAATAAAAGAAGAGTTACTCAATATAAAAAGGGAGCTAGACGCGGTTTAA
- a CDS encoding AAA family ATPase — translation MINSYLIEQIKENFPHQPTNEQSVAMDALVDFLLSPVNDTVFILRGYAGTGKTSLVAAVVKTMMKLGQKAILLAPTGRAAKVFSVYSGHPAFTIHKKIYRQQSFSNELSNFSVNDNLHQHTLFIVDEASMISNEGLSGSAFGTGRLLDDLVQYVYSGQGCRLLLMGDTAQLPPVGEEESPALTADVLKGYGLSVREMDLTQVVRQLNDSGILWNATALRHLIADGDADMLPKIRVKGFPDIRLLAGDELIEEISNCYGKVGMDETIVACRSNKRANIYNKGIRNTILYREEELSSGDLLMVAKNNYFWTEKSPEIEFIANGDMAVVRRVRRTREIYGFRFADVQLTFPDYQDFELEATVLLDTLHTDAPALPRADNDRLFYTVLEDYADISTKRERMKKMKADPHYNALQIKYGYAVTCHKAQGGQWKKVFLDQGYISPEMLTPDYFRWLYTAFTRATETLYLVNYPKDQVE, via the coding sequence ATGATTAATAGCTATTTGATTGAGCAAATAAAGGAAAATTTCCCTCATCAACCCACTAATGAGCAGTCTGTTGCAATGGATGCTCTGGTAGACTTCCTGCTTTCTCCGGTAAATGATACTGTATTTATACTCCGTGGTTATGCCGGAACCGGGAAGACTTCGCTTGTGGCTGCGGTGGTGAAAACAATGATGAAGCTCGGTCAAAAGGCCATTCTTCTGGCACCTACCGGAAGGGCAGCCAAGGTGTTTTCAGTTTACTCTGGTCATCCGGCTTTTACCATTCATAAGAAAATATACCGTCAGCAGTCTTTCAGCAATGAACTTTCTAACTTCTCTGTGAATGATAACTTGCACCAGCATACACTTTTCATTGTGGATGAGGCTTCCATGATTTCTAACGAAGGGCTTTCCGGCTCTGCTTTTGGAACGGGGCGCCTGCTCGATGATCTGGTTCAGTATGTTTATTCAGGACAAGGTTGCAGACTTCTGCTGATGGGCGATACGGCTCAGCTTCCTCCAGTGGGAGAGGAGGAGAGTCCGGCACTTACCGCCGATGTTCTTAAGGGATATGGTTTGTCTGTACGGGAAATGGACCTGACACAGGTGGTTCGTCAGCTGAACGATTCGGGGATTTTGTGGAATGCCACGGCCTTGCGTCACCTCATAGCAGACGGAGATGCCGATATGCTGCCAAAGATTCGCGTAAAAGGCTTTCCCGATATCCGTTTGTTGGCGGGCGATGAACTGATTGAAGAGATTAGTAACTGTTACGGTAAGGTGGGGATGGACGAAACAATTGTTGCCTGCCGCTCAAATAAACGTGCAAATATCTATAATAAAGGTATCCGCAACACAATCCTCTACAGGGAGGAGGAACTTAGTTCGGGTGATTTGCTGATGGTGGCGAAGAATAACTATTTCTGGACGGAAAAGTCCCCGGAAATTGAGTTTATAGCCAATGGCGATATGGCTGTGGTGCGCCGTGTAAGGCGAACGCGTGAGATTTACGGCTTTCGTTTTGCAGATGTTCAACTGACCTTTCCCGATTATCAGGATTTTGAATTGGAGGCAACTGTCCTCCTCGATACGCTTCATACTGATGCACCTGCGCTTCCCAGGGCAGATAATGACCGGCTGTTCTATACGGTTCTGGAAGATTATGCTGATATTTCCACTAAACGCGAGCGGATGAAAAAGATGAAAGCAGATCCTCATTACAATGCTTTGCAGATAAAATACGGATATGCGGTGACCTGCCACAAGGCGCAGGGCGGTCAGTGGAAAAAGGTTTTCCTTGATCAGGGATATATTTCTCCAGAGATGCTGACTCCCGATTACTTTCGCTGGCTCTATACCGCCTTTACCCGGGCTACTGAGACGTTGTATCTGGTCAACTACCCCAAAGATCAGGTGGAATAA
- a CDS encoding DUF3822 family protein — translation MTEELSISHIDFTRTEQYTLSVRLSPEEFSFSIYNPTKEKAYSFISKGTNENLSMAANVKEAIKENDFLKHAYKKVKVMLVTKRFAMIPFELFEDELAESVLYHNHPRQENEIVLYNILKRANIVVVFAVDKSAYQQLIDQFPGAHFYCQASSLAEYFSGRSKQGNNLKMYAYLRKNSVDVLCYDRGRLLFLNNFKCSETADIIYYLLYVWKQLDFNQERDELHLTGIFQDKDALVNGLKQFVRQLFVINPNSEFSLNGLSKMEEIPFDLQTLSLCEL, via the coding sequence ATGACTGAAGAGTTAAGCATATCACACATTGATTTTACCAGAACAGAACAATATACTTTGTCCGTTCGTCTGAGTCCGGAAGAGTTTTCTTTTTCAATCTATAATCCTACCAAAGAAAAGGCTTATAGCTTTATATCCAAAGGGACCAACGAAAATCTGTCAATGGCAGCCAACGTAAAAGAGGCCATTAAAGAGAACGACTTCCTGAAACATGCTTATAAGAAAGTCAAAGTGATGCTGGTAACAAAGCGTTTTGCAATGATTCCCTTCGAGCTTTTCGAGGATGAACTGGCTGAGAGTGTGCTTTATCATAACCATCCCCGGCAAGAGAACGAGATTGTTCTCTATAATATCCTGAAAAGAGCAAATATCGTGGTGGTTTTTGCGGTAGATAAAAGTGCATATCAGCAACTAATCGATCAATTTCCGGGAGCGCACTTCTATTGTCAGGCAAGCTCGCTGGCTGAATATTTTTCGGGACGCAGCAAGCAGGGCAATAATCTGAAAATGTATGCCTACCTGCGAAAGAACTCTGTAGATGTTTTGTGCTACGACCGTGGACGATTACTGTTTCTCAATAATTTCAAGTGCAGCGAAACGGCAGATATTATCTATTACCTTCTTTATGTATGGAAACAGTTGGACTTTAATCAGGAAAGAGACGAGCTTCATCTGACGGGAATTTTTCAGGACAAAGACGCTTTAGTAAATGGGTTAAAGCAATTTGTGAGACAACTATTCGTAATAAATCCCAATTCTGAGTTTTCATTAAACGGACTTTCGAAGATGGAAGAAATCCCCTTCGACTTACAAACTTTATCATTATGCGAGTTATAG
- a CDS encoding RsmD family RNA methyltransferase → MRVIGGIYKRRRFDVPKTFKARPTTDFAKENIFNVLCNNYLDFEDGVTALDLFAGTGSISIELVSRGCDKVISVEKEGAHHAFICKVMEMVKTDKCIPIRGDVFRFIGSTREKFDFIFADPPYALPNLADIPRIIFEKELLKDGGLFVLEHGKDNNFEEDPHFLERRVYGSVNFSIFSKAAD, encoded by the coding sequence ATGCGAGTTATAGGCGGAATATATAAGAGAAGAAGATTTGACGTACCCAAAACATTTAAGGCACGACCAACAACCGATTTTGCCAAAGAGAATATTTTTAATGTACTCTGTAATAATTATCTGGACTTTGAGGATGGAGTTACTGCACTCGACTTGTTTGCAGGAACCGGAAGCATCAGTATCGAGCTGGTTTCCCGCGGATGTGATAAAGTGATATCCGTAGAAAAGGAAGGCGCTCATCATGCTTTCATCTGCAAAGTAATGGAAATGGTGAAGACCGACAAGTGTATCCCCATCCGTGGCGATGTATTCAGGTTTATAGGCTCCACCCGTGAGAAGTTCGACTTTATTTTTGCCGATCCTCCCTATGCGCTACCCAATCTGGCGGATATTCCGCGGATAATCTTCGAAAAAGAGCTATTGAAAGATGGTGGATTATTTGTTCTGGAACATGGGAAAGACAATAATTTTGAGGAAGATCCCCACTTTTTGGAAAGAAGAGTGTACGGAAGTGTAAACTTCTCTATCTTTTCTAAAGCAGCGGACTGA
- the cls gene encoding cardiolipin synthase, producing MDWNGIFNDIFSVIYNILYFGVIIGMVIIVILDNRNPVKTMAWVLILTFLPFVGLVFYFFFGRSTRRERIISKKSYNRLMKKPMAEFVAQESYELPADQYQVAQLFRNTNQALPFEGNEVEIYTDGYAKLQALIRELMKAEHHIHLEYYIFENDPVGRLIRDVLIDKARQGVEVRLIYDDVGCWHVPNRFFEEMVEAGIEARAFLKVRFPVFTSKVNYRNHRKIVVIDGCVGFVGGMNIALRYVRGFDWGIWRDTHVMIKGKAVHGLQTSFLLDWYFVDQTLLTSSKFFPALESVGESLIQVVTSEPTAEWKEIMQGLCLAISSAKRYFYIQTPYFLPTEPILAALQTAALAGVDVRLMLPEHADAVITQLASWSYLKDVLRAGVKVFFYQKGFLHSKLMVSDDALSTVGSTNMDFRSFEHNFEVNAFMYDESTALRMKEIFFMDQRDCIPVYLKNWEKRSKRQKVKESVVRVLSPLL from the coding sequence ATGGACTGGAACGGCATATTTAATGATATTTTTTCAGTAATCTATAATATACTTTACTTTGGTGTGATTATCGGAATGGTTATTATTGTCATTCTTGATAATCGTAACCCTGTAAAGACTATGGCATGGGTATTGATTCTTACGTTCCTTCCATTTGTTGGTTTAGTCTTTTATTTTTTCTTCGGGCGAAGCACCCGGCGCGAAAGGATTATAAGCAAGAAAAGTTATAACCGTTTAATGAAAAAGCCGATGGCTGAGTTTGTAGCTCAGGAATCGTATGAATTGCCTGCCGATCAGTATCAGGTTGCTCAGCTTTTTCGGAATACCAATCAGGCTCTTCCTTTTGAAGGTAACGAGGTGGAAATTTATACTGACGGCTATGCCAAACTGCAGGCTCTTATCCGAGAGCTGATGAAGGCCGAACATCATATCCATTTAGAATACTATATTTTTGAGAATGATCCGGTTGGGCGTCTTATACGTGATGTTCTTATAGATAAAGCCCGCCAGGGAGTCGAGGTCCGTCTGATATATGATGATGTTGGATGCTGGCATGTTCCTAACCGCTTTTTCGAAGAGATGGTTGAGGCTGGCATTGAAGCAAGAGCCTTTCTTAAAGTTCGTTTTCCTGTATTTACCAGTAAAGTGAATTACCGTAACCACCGTAAGATAGTTGTGATTGATGGTTGTGTGGGATTCGTAGGAGGTATGAATATTGCCTTGAGATATGTACGGGGATTTGATTGGGGAATCTGGAGAGATACACACGTGATGATTAAAGGAAAGGCAGTCCATGGACTTCAAACCTCTTTTTTACTCGATTGGTACTTTGTGGATCAGACACTGCTTACTTCATCTAAATTTTTCCCGGCTCTGGAATCTGTCGGAGAATCTCTTATTCAGGTTGTAACAAGCGAGCCTACCGCTGAATGGAAAGAAATTATGCAGGGCTTATGCCTGGCTATCAGCAGTGCCAAACGTTATTTTTATATTCAGACGCCCTATTTTTTACCCACTGAACCTATCCTGGCTGCTTTGCAAACAGCTGCACTGGCAGGGGTAGATGTGCGCCTTATGCTTCCTGAACATGCAGATGCTGTTATTACTCAATTGGCATCCTGGTCTTATCTCAAAGATGTGCTGAGAGCGGGAGTAAAGGTTTTCTTTTATCAAAAGGGTTTTCTTCACTCTAAACTGATGGTTTCAGATGATGCGCTTTCCACCGTAGGTTCCACAAACATGGATTTCCGGAGCTTTGAGCACAACTTTGAAGTGAATGCGTTTATGTACGATGAATCCACGGCTTTGCGAATGAAAGAGATCTTTTTTATGGATCAGCGAGACTGTATTCCTGTTTATCTTAAAAACTGGGAAAAGCGCTCTAAACGACAGAAAGTGAAAGAGTCAGTGGTTCGCGTGCTCAGTCCGCTGCTTTAG
- a CDS encoding outer membrane beta-barrel protein, producing MKHKLTLLMLCLFGVLSMEAQTNRASVSGKILDNTTKAPVEQAAIRMLSLPDSTFVTGISSKKDGSFSVPSLKKGRYVMKISFIGYAPLTKFFQITSAKPTVNFGEVSMKPDAVMLKGATVTAEAPPVTVKEDTMVYNASAYRVPEGAMLEDLVKKIPGAEVSSDGSITVNGKQIKKIMVDGKEFFSSDPKVAMKNLPVNMVENVKAYDRKSDLARITGIDDGDEETVLDLTVKKGMKKGLIGNLIAGTGSQSRYETGAMASQFKDNSQFTVVGSANNTNNQGFSEFGDAGQGMSGNAGSGINASKSIGMNFAKSTDKLEVGGNIKYGKSDKDARMKSSTETFLGQSSSFANADNASRRFRDDVNGDFRLEWRPDTLTNIIFRPNISYSHTNSFSNGVSSTFNNSHASVNDKKSKSDGISNYLSLGGNFQINRKLNNKGRSITLRAESGYNKNNSDNYSYSDTYFYNNDSTNLRDQFIDNNGNSYNYKLQMVYVEPIFNKRFLQFRYSFQNSYSASDKYAYNAMDEYPYETAFNNKNYYNDYIDSLSNSLTNRYMTHQFELSLRTIRTKYMYNIGFSLEPQTSKSNTTVGPNKGKDLSQNVLNFSPTFDFHYRFSKQEQLRIMYRGRSSAPDINNLQAVIDNTDPLNVRYGNPDLKPSYSNRFMLFFNNYMQESQRSIMMHLSFNNTLNSVASKMRYNQETGGKITDLVNVNGNWNTQGFLSFNTPLGNKKFTLSTYSNASYSDAVSFTSITNQSGGGYSDSQKSTTHNLNLGQKITGNYRSDLFDFSLNGAINYSLAKNNMQTKSNRETFNYLLGANTNINLPWSIFLSSDVNYNIKSGYSDALQKNEILWNAQLSKNFLAKNNATIRFKIYDILHQQSNLSRTISETMMQDIEYNTLGSYFMVHFVYRFNTLGGKAPRSRRFGPDDHGPGDGPRERRGGFGGPGGGPGGGPGMM from the coding sequence ATGAAACACAAATTAACATTATTGATGCTGTGCTTATTCGGCGTTCTTTCTATGGAGGCACAAACGAATCGTGCTTCGGTATCAGGAAAGATTCTCGACAATACGACAAAAGCTCCGGTTGAGCAAGCAGCCATTCGCATGCTATCTTTACCGGATAGCACTTTTGTAACAGGAATTTCCAGTAAAAAAGATGGTTCTTTCTCTGTTCCAAGTCTAAAAAAAGGACGCTATGTGATGAAAATTTCATTCATAGGTTATGCTCCGTTAACTAAGTTTTTTCAGATTACATCAGCTAAACCTACAGTCAATTTTGGTGAGGTTTCAATGAAGCCTGATGCTGTAATGCTAAAAGGTGCAACTGTTACCGCAGAGGCTCCTCCTGTGACGGTTAAGGAAGATACAATGGTTTACAATGCTTCGGCATATCGTGTGCCGGAAGGCGCAATGCTTGAGGATTTAGTAAAGAAGATTCCGGGTGCAGAAGTTAGCAGTGACGGATCAATCACTGTCAATGGAAAACAAATCAAGAAGATAATGGTGGATGGAAAAGAATTCTTTAGCTCTGACCCTAAAGTGGCTATGAAGAATCTGCCTGTTAATATGGTTGAGAATGTGAAAGCCTATGATAGAAAGTCTGATCTTGCCAGAATTACAGGGATTGATGATGGAGATGAAGAAACTGTTCTTGATTTGACTGTAAAGAAGGGAATGAAAAAGGGGCTAATTGGCAACCTTATTGCAGGTACAGGTAGCCAAAGTCGGTATGAAACCGGAGCAATGGCTAGTCAGTTTAAGGATAATTCTCAGTTTACAGTTGTTGGATCAGCTAATAATACAAATAATCAGGGCTTCTCTGAATTCGGTGATGCCGGTCAGGGAATGAGTGGTAATGCCGGATCGGGTATTAATGCTTCAAAATCGATTGGAATGAACTTTGCCAAAAGTACAGACAAACTGGAAGTTGGCGGAAATATTAAATATGGCAAATCAGATAAGGATGCAAGGATGAAAAGTTCTACTGAGACTTTCTTAGGCCAGAGTTCTTCTTTCGCTAATGCTGATAATGCTTCAAGGCGTTTTAGAGATGATGTGAATGGTGACTTTCGTTTAGAATGGCGACCTGATACATTAACAAATATCATATTTCGCCCAAATATATCTTATTCACATACAAATAGTTTCAGCAATGGTGTTTCTTCTACTTTTAATAATAGCCATGCATCTGTAAATGATAAAAAATCGAAATCTGATGGTATATCCAATTATCTGTCTTTAGGAGGTAATTTTCAGATTAACAGAAAGCTGAATAATAAAGGCCGTAGCATTACTTTGCGAGCTGAGTCAGGGTATAATAAGAATAACTCGGATAACTATTCTTATTCTGATACCTACTTTTATAACAACGACAGTACAAATCTGAGAGACCAATTTATAGATAATAATGGTAATAGTTATAATTACAAATTGCAAATGGTCTACGTTGAACCTATTTTTAACAAACGTTTCCTTCAATTTAGATATAGTTTCCAAAATAGTTATTCTGCCTCTGATAAGTATGCTTATAATGCTATGGACGAGTATCCTTATGAAACTGCTTTCAATAATAAGAATTATTATAACGATTATATTGACTCGTTAAGTAATTCTCTGACTAATCGTTATATGACTCATCAGTTTGAGCTTTCATTGAGAACGATACGTACTAAGTATATGTATAATATCGGCTTTAGTCTTGAACCTCAGACGTCAAAGAGTAATACAACTGTTGGTCCTAACAAGGGAAAAGATTTATCTCAGAATGTTCTTAACTTTTCACCAACGTTTGATTTTCATTATCGTTTCTCGAAACAAGAACAACTTCGTATTATGTACCGTGGAAGAAGTTCGGCTCCGGATATAAACAACCTTCAGGCTGTGATTGATAACACGGACCCGCTAAATGTAAGATATGGTAATCCCGACTTAAAGCCGTCTTACAGTAACCGCTTCATGCTGTTCTTTAATAACTATATGCAGGAAAGTCAACGAAGTATAATGATGCATCTTTCCTTTAACAATACATTAAATAGTGTTGCCAGCAAAATGAGATATAATCAGGAAACAGGTGGTAAGATTACAGATTTGGTAAATGTAAATGGAAACTGGAATACGCAAGGATTCTTATCTTTTAATACTCCACTGGGAAATAAGAAGTTTACGCTTAGTACCTATTCAAATGCTTCATATAGCGATGCCGTAAGTTTTACAAGTATTACTAATCAGTCGGGTGGAGGATATTCTGATTCACAAAAAAGCACAACACATAATTTGAATCTAGGTCAAAAGATTACTGGTAATTACCGGTCAGATCTTTTTGATTTTAGTTTAAACGGAGCAATCAACTATTCTTTGGCAAAGAATAATATGCAGACAAAAAGCAACCGTGAGACGTTTAATTACTTATTAGGTGCAAATACTAATATAAATCTGCCATGGAGTATCTTCCTTTCTTCTGATGTGAATTATAATATTAAGAGTGGATATTCTGATGCTCTTCAGAAAAATGAAATTCTTTGGAATGCGCAATTATCTAAAAATTTCCTGGCAAAAAACAATGCAACAATTCGTTTTAAGATCTATGATATTCTTCACCAACAGAGTAATCTGAGTCGTACCATTTCAGAGACTATGATGCAGGATATAGAATATAACACTTTAGGCAGTTACTTTATGGTTCATTTCGTTTATCGCTTTAATACACTTGGTGGCAAAGCACCTAGATCTAGACGCTTCGGACCTGATGATCATGGACCGGGTGACGGGCCACGTGAAAGACGAGGTGGATTTGGTGGCCCTGGAGGTGGTCCCGGAGGTGGTCCCGGAATGATGTAA
- the aroB gene encoding 3-dehydroquinate synthase yields MNKQEVILCNELEKDLLGAIKSKPYDKLFILTDEHTTLHCLPVINELLLKNNAISIAIPAGDLNKNIETLAHVWTQLSQKGATRHSLLINLGGGMTTDLGGFAAATFKRGIRYINIPTTLLAMVDASVGGKTGINFNGLKNEVGAFAPASSVLIETDFLKTLDQENFFSGYAEMLKHGLISNTEHWAELLNFPTDKLDYAKLKVLVGKSVQIKEDIVEKDPYEQGIRKALNLGHTVGHAFESFSFEKNCPVLHGYAVAWGVVCELYLSSVKTGFPTDKLRQTVQFIKENYGCFDIDCNCYDKLYAYMLHDKKNTAGIINFTLLKEVGDICIDQSATKEEIFDMFDFYRECMGL; encoded by the coding sequence ATGAATAAACAAGAGGTAATCCTTTGCAATGAGCTAGAAAAAGATTTGCTTGGTGCAATAAAAAGCAAACCATACGATAAGCTCTTTATCCTGACTGATGAGCACACCACTCTTCACTGTCTGCCTGTAATCAACGAACTATTACTTAAAAATAATGCCATTTCTATTGCAATTCCTGCGGGAGATCTGAACAAGAATATTGAAACGCTGGCTCATGTATGGACACAACTGAGTCAAAAAGGCGCCACCCGTCACTCTCTTCTCATCAATCTGGGAGGAGGAATGACAACAGATCTGGGAGGTTTCGCAGCTGCAACTTTTAAAAGAGGAATCAGATATATTAATATTCCTACCACTCTTCTTGCAATGGTCGACGCTTCTGTAGGTGGAAAAACAGGAATCAACTTCAACGGACTTAAAAATGAAGTTGGAGCTTTTGCACCAGCCAGCAGTGTCTTGATTGAAACTGATTTTTTAAAGACACTGGACCAGGAAAATTTCTTTTCCGGTTATGCTGAGATGCTGAAGCACGGATTAATAAGCAATACAGAACATTGGGCGGAACTTCTTAATTTTCCTACCGATAAGCTTGATTATGCCAAACTGAAAGTTCTGGTAGGAAAATCGGTGCAAATCAAAGAAGACATTGTTGAGAAAGACCCTTACGAGCAAGGAATCCGTAAAGCACTGAATCTGGGACATACTGTTGGACATGCTTTTGAAAGTTTCTCTTTTGAAAAGAATTGTCCGGTACTTCATGGCTATGCCGTGGCATGGGGAGTTGTTTGCGAACTCTACCTTTCTTCCGTAAAAACAGGGTTCCCTACTGACAAGCTAAGACAGACCGTACAGTTTATCAAAGAGAACTACGGTTGCTTTGACATAGATTGCAACTGCTATGATAAACTTTATGCCTACATGCTTCATGATAAGAAGAATACAGCCGGAATTATTAATTTTACGTTGCTGAAAGAAGTCGGAGATATATGTATTGATCAATCAGCAACTAAGGAAGAAATTTTTGATATGTTCGATTTTTACCGCGAGTGCATGGGCCTTTAA